From Rhinolophus sinicus isolate RSC01 linkage group LG15, ASM3656204v1, whole genome shotgun sequence, the proteins below share one genomic window:
- the CD300A gene encoding CMRF35-like molecule 8 isoform X1, producing the protein MTQQDRALWLPSALALLLLWVPGSLSLSGPRTVTGTVGGSLSVQCRYEEQFRKHIKYWCDNSCSSLTSKKIVETTRSEREVRRGHVSIRDDPANLTFTVTLDSLTEEDGGTYMCGIDISLGLDPMFKIKVSVFPASTSTSPTSIIRATTSTVTAQIPTVCTVCPAVNATHSANSQEHVLPPSQGWGLHVLLSFLGVLLLLLGGTSLLAWRMVRRRSKARENLEPLQDPSQDAQLSEPCYADLELLPWPVLEEPVQPRQTEVEYSTVGPCKDNLHYSSVVFNHQSQDSKDNPPSQKPQLEETEYSVIRA; encoded by the exons ATGACCCAGCAGGACCGAGCACTGTGGCTGCCTTCTGCTCTGGCTCTGCTGCTTCTCTGGGTCCCAG GCTCTTTGTCTCTGAGTGGCCCCCGCACCGTGACGGGCACTGTGGGGGGATCCCTGAGCGTGCAGTGTCGGTACGAGGAGCAATTCAGAAAACATATCAAATACTGGTGTGACAACTCATGCTCGTCACTGACATCGAAGAAGATTGTGGAGACGACAAGGTCAGAGAGAGAAGTGAGGAGAGGCCACGTGTCCATCAGGGATGATCCAGCAAACCTCACCTTCACAGTGACCTTGGACAGCCTCACAGAGGAAGATGGAGGCACGTACATGTGTGGGATTGATATATCATTGGGTCTGGACCCCATGTTCAAGATTAAGGTGTCTGTGTTCCCAG CATCAACATCAACGTCACCTACAAGTATCATTAGAGCCACAACCTCGACAGTCACAGCCCAGATCCCAACTGTGTGCACAGTTTGTCCTGCCGTGAATGCCACCCACAGCGCGAACAGCCAGGAGCACGTCCTGCCACCGAGCCAGGGCTGGGG GCTCCACGTGCTGCTCTCCTTCTTAGGAGTTCTGCTGCTGCTTTTGGGAGGAACCTCACTGCTGGCCTGGAGAATGGTTCGGAGACGGAGCAAAG CTCGTGAGAATCTGGAGCCCCTGCAGGACCCCAGCCAG gatgCCCAGCTGAGTGAGCCTTGCTATGCCGATCTGGAACTGCTGCCGTGGCCTGTTCTGGAAGAGCCTGTGCAACCGAGGCAGACAGAGGTGGAATACAGCACAGTG gGGCCCTGCAAGGACAATCTTCATTACAGCTCGGTGGTATTCAACCACCAGAGTCAGGATTCTAAGGACAACCCTCCCTCCCAGAAGCCCCAGCTGGAGGAAACGGAGTACAGCGTGATTAGGGCATAA
- the CD300A gene encoding CMRF35-like molecule 8 isoform X2 yields the protein MTQQDRALWLPSALALLLLWVPGSLSLSGPRTVTGTVGGSLSVQCRYEEQFRKHIKYWCDNSCSSLTSKKIVETTRSEREVRRGHVSIRDDPANLTFTVTLDSLTEEDGASTSTSPTSIIRATTSTVTAQIPTVCTVCPAVNATHSANSQEHVLPPSQGWGLHVLLSFLGVLLLLLGGTSLLAWRMVRRRSKARENLEPLQDPSQDAQLSEPCYADLELLPWPVLEEPVQPRQTEVEYSTVGPCKDNLHYSSVVFNHQSQDSKDNPPSQKPQLEETEYSVIRA from the exons ATGACCCAGCAGGACCGAGCACTGTGGCTGCCTTCTGCTCTGGCTCTGCTGCTTCTCTGGGTCCCAG GCTCTTTGTCTCTGAGTGGCCCCCGCACCGTGACGGGCACTGTGGGGGGATCCCTGAGCGTGCAGTGTCGGTACGAGGAGCAATTCAGAAAACATATCAAATACTGGTGTGACAACTCATGCTCGTCACTGACATCGAAGAAGATTGTGGAGACGACAAGGTCAGAGAGAGAAGTGAGGAGAGGCCACGTGTCCATCAGGGATGATCCAGCAAACCTCACCTTCACAGTGACCTTGGACAGCCTCACAGAGGAAGATGGAG CATCAACATCAACGTCACCTACAAGTATCATTAGAGCCACAACCTCGACAGTCACAGCCCAGATCCCAACTGTGTGCACAGTTTGTCCTGCCGTGAATGCCACCCACAGCGCGAACAGCCAGGAGCACGTCCTGCCACCGAGCCAGGGCTGGGG GCTCCACGTGCTGCTCTCCTTCTTAGGAGTTCTGCTGCTGCTTTTGGGAGGAACCTCACTGCTGGCCTGGAGAATGGTTCGGAGACGGAGCAAAG CTCGTGAGAATCTGGAGCCCCTGCAGGACCCCAGCCAG gatgCCCAGCTGAGTGAGCCTTGCTATGCCGATCTGGAACTGCTGCCGTGGCCTGTTCTGGAAGAGCCTGTGCAACCGAGGCAGACAGAGGTGGAATACAGCACAGTG gGGCCCTGCAAGGACAATCTTCATTACAGCTCGGTGGTATTCAACCACCAGAGTCAGGATTCTAAGGACAACCCTCCCTCCCAGAAGCCCCAGCTGGAGGAAACGGAGTACAGCGTGATTAGGGCATAA